The Quercus robur chromosome 7, dhQueRobu3.1, whole genome shotgun sequence genome has a segment encoding these proteins:
- the LOC126692176 gene encoding uncharacterized protein LOC126692176 isoform X2: MGKYILEGKKIVNPYLFALCAWREMTTLHVTLKKVAENNSREDMMHLKGELNISMIELLKSFISLRGNNRGRFICHLSYTLYRTYFLQIPQGSHKDFTPSDLYLKFYPSSTLHEIKTEDGFIISCRQWKCNQNFSKLEGPKQPYPILLLNGCSTESYWLPTEPNDLIRTLLEEGHEVWLLQPRLHPLNPSNNFTIEDIGRFDVPAATNRILELHGKHVKIHVVGHCVGGLAIHVALIGGHLSATHIASLSCTNSSMFIKLNPLSMFKMWLPLIPLSMAILGKNTVLPLLETSKSSLPHRLFKSITRLIPCYERCTCNECEVFSGVFGNTFWHENLSPSMHYWLNKENVTKLPMAAFPHLRKICNAGNIVDSEGNNSYLIHPERMPLPTLYISGGRSLLVTPETSFLANKYMKLHQPGFRHERDVVEGFGHSDLLIGEESYKMVFPHITSHIRSAERKNGAISVGGRKYS, translated from the exons ATGGGAAA ATATATTCTTGAGGGAAAGAAGATAGTGAATCCTTATCTGTTTGCATTATGTGCATGGAGGGAGATGACGACACTGCATGTGACATTGAAGAAAGTTGCAGAGAACAATTCAAGGGAAGACATGATGCATCTAAAAGGCGAGCTCAATATCTCCATGATAGAGCTTCTAAAGAGTTTCATAAGCCTTAGAGGAAACAACAGAGGAAGGTTTATATGTCATCTATCATACACACTCTACAGAACCTATTTCCTACAGATACCACAAGGGAGCCACAAAGACTTCACCCCATCAGATTTGTATCTTAAATTTTATCCAAGCAGCACCCTCCATGAAATTAAAACAG AGGATGGATTTATTATCAGTTGCAGGCAATGGAAGTGCAACCAAAATTTCTCAAAGCTTGAAGGACCAAAACAACCATATCCAATTCTCCTTCTTAATGGGTGTTCTACTGAGAGTTACTGGTTGCCCACTGAACCAAACGATCTAATCAGAACTTTACTAGAAGAAGGGCATGAAGTATGGTTATTGCAACCAAGGTTACACCCTTTGAATCCTTCAAATAACTTCACAATTGAAGATATTGGAAGATTTGATGTCCCTGCTG CAACAAATAGGATCCTTGAATTGCATGGGAAGCACGTAAAGATACATGTTGTTGGACATTGTGTTGGAGGCTTAGCCATACATGTTGCTCTCATAGGAGGGCACCTCTCTGCAACCCATATAGCTTCTTTGTCTTGCACCAACTCTTCAATGTTCATCAAGTTAAATCCTTTGTCCATGTTTAAAATGTGGCTTCCTCTGATCCCa CTTTCAATGGCCATACTAGGCAAGAACACAGTTCTGCCTTTGTTGGAGACATCAAAGTCTAGTTTGCCTCATCGACTCTTCAAATCCATTACCCGTTTGATACCATGTTATGAAAGATGCACCTGCAATGAGTGTGAGGTTTTTTCTGGTGTATTTGGAAACACATTCTGGCATGAAAACCTAAGCCCCAGCATGCACTACTGgttaaacaaagaaaatgtgACAAAGCTTCCCATGGCAGCATTTCCCCACCTTAGAAAAATCTGCAACGCTGGTAACATTGTTGACAGTGAAGGAAACAACTCATATTTGATCCATCCTGAGAGAATGCCACTCCCTACGCTTTATATTTCTGGAGGAAGGAGTCTACTTGTGACTCCGGAGACTTCTTTTCTTGCTAACAAGTACATGAAGTTGCACCAGCCCGGTTTTAGACATGAAAGAGATGTAGTGGAGGGCTTTGGGCATTCAGACCTTTTGATTGGAGAAGAGTCATATAAGATGGTTTTTCCTCACATTACATCTCATATTAGATCAGCTGAAAGAAAAAATGGTGCCATTAGTGTTGGGGGAAGGAAGTATAGCTAG
- the LOC126692176 gene encoding uncharacterized protein LOC126692176 isoform X3, translating into MTTLHVTLKKVAENNSREDMMHLKGELNISMIELLKSFISLRGNNRGRFICHLSYTLYRTYFLQIPQGSHKDFTPSDLYLKFYPSSTLHEIKTEDGFIISCRQWKCNQNFSKLEGPKQPYPILLLNGCSTESYWLPTEPNDLIRTLLEEGHEVWLLQPRLHPLNPSNNFTIEDIGRFDVPAATNRILELHGKHVKIHVVGHCVGGLAIHVALIGGHLSATHIASLSCTNSSMFIKLNPLSMFKMWLPLIPLSMAILGKNTVLPLLETSKSSLPHRLFKSITRLIPCYERCTCNECEVFSGVFGNTFWHENLSPSMHYWLNKENVTKLPMAAFPHLRKICNAGNIVDSEGNNSYLIHPERMPLPTLYISGGRSLLVTPETSFLANKYMKLHQPGFRHERDVVEGFGHSDLLIGEESYKMVFPHITSHIRSAERKNGAISVGGRKYS; encoded by the exons ATGACGACACTGCATGTGACATTGAAGAAAGTTGCAGAGAACAATTCAAGGGAAGACATGATGCATCTAAAAGGCGAGCTCAATATCTCCATGATAGAGCTTCTAAAGAGTTTCATAAGCCTTAGAGGAAACAACAGAGGAAGGTTTATATGTCATCTATCATACACACTCTACAGAACCTATTTCCTACAGATACCACAAGGGAGCCACAAAGACTTCACCCCATCAGATTTGTATCTTAAATTTTATCCAAGCAGCACCCTCCATGAAATTAAAACAG AGGATGGATTTATTATCAGTTGCAGGCAATGGAAGTGCAACCAAAATTTCTCAAAGCTTGAAGGACCAAAACAACCATATCCAATTCTCCTTCTTAATGGGTGTTCTACTGAGAGTTACTGGTTGCCCACTGAACCAAACGATCTAATCAGAACTTTACTAGAAGAAGGGCATGAAGTATGGTTATTGCAACCAAGGTTACACCCTTTGAATCCTTCAAATAACTTCACAATTGAAGATATTGGAAGATTTGATGTCCCTGCTG CAACAAATAGGATCCTTGAATTGCATGGGAAGCACGTAAAGATACATGTTGTTGGACATTGTGTTGGAGGCTTAGCCATACATGTTGCTCTCATAGGAGGGCACCTCTCTGCAACCCATATAGCTTCTTTGTCTTGCACCAACTCTTCAATGTTCATCAAGTTAAATCCTTTGTCCATGTTTAAAATGTGGCTTCCTCTGATCCCa CTTTCAATGGCCATACTAGGCAAGAACACAGTTCTGCCTTTGTTGGAGACATCAAAGTCTAGTTTGCCTCATCGACTCTTCAAATCCATTACCCGTTTGATACCATGTTATGAAAGATGCACCTGCAATGAGTGTGAGGTTTTTTCTGGTGTATTTGGAAACACATTCTGGCATGAAAACCTAAGCCCCAGCATGCACTACTGgttaaacaaagaaaatgtgACAAAGCTTCCCATGGCAGCATTTCCCCACCTTAGAAAAATCTGCAACGCTGGTAACATTGTTGACAGTGAAGGAAACAACTCATATTTGATCCATCCTGAGAGAATGCCACTCCCTACGCTTTATATTTCTGGAGGAAGGAGTCTACTTGTGACTCCGGAGACTTCTTTTCTTGCTAACAAGTACATGAAGTTGCACCAGCCCGGTTTTAGACATGAAAGAGATGTAGTGGAGGGCTTTGGGCATTCAGACCTTTTGATTGGAGAAGAGTCATATAAGATGGTTTTTCCTCACATTACATCTCATATTAGATCAGCTGAAAGAAAAAATGGTGCCATTAGTGTTGGGGGAAGGAAGTATAGCTAG
- the LOC126692176 gene encoding uncharacterized protein LOC126692176 isoform X1: protein MVMFKETMRGYVGGMPCTAYLKMKMNSQEQKGFSEWKSCISNCYPFLRGKVGGYILEGKKIVNPYLFALCAWREMTTLHVTLKKVAENNSREDMMHLKGELNISMIELLKSFISLRGNNRGRFICHLSYTLYRTYFLQIPQGSHKDFTPSDLYLKFYPSSTLHEIKTEDGFIISCRQWKCNQNFSKLEGPKQPYPILLLNGCSTESYWLPTEPNDLIRTLLEEGHEVWLLQPRLHPLNPSNNFTIEDIGRFDVPAATNRILELHGKHVKIHVVGHCVGGLAIHVALIGGHLSATHIASLSCTNSSMFIKLNPLSMFKMWLPLIPLSMAILGKNTVLPLLETSKSSLPHRLFKSITRLIPCYERCTCNECEVFSGVFGNTFWHENLSPSMHYWLNKENVTKLPMAAFPHLRKICNAGNIVDSEGNNSYLIHPERMPLPTLYISGGRSLLVTPETSFLANKYMKLHQPGFRHERDVVEGFGHSDLLIGEESYKMVFPHITSHIRSAERKNGAISVGGRKYS from the exons ATGGTCATGTTTAAAGAAACCATGAGGGGTTATGTGGGGGGTATGCCATGCACAGCTTATCTAAAAATGAAGATGAATTCTCAAGAACAGAAGGGCTTCAGTGAGTGGAAGTCGTGTATCAGCAATTGTTATCCTTTTCTGAGAGGGAAAGTTGGTGG ATATATTCTTGAGGGAAAGAAGATAGTGAATCCTTATCTGTTTGCATTATGTGCATGGAGGGAGATGACGACACTGCATGTGACATTGAAGAAAGTTGCAGAGAACAATTCAAGGGAAGACATGATGCATCTAAAAGGCGAGCTCAATATCTCCATGATAGAGCTTCTAAAGAGTTTCATAAGCCTTAGAGGAAACAACAGAGGAAGGTTTATATGTCATCTATCATACACACTCTACAGAACCTATTTCCTACAGATACCACAAGGGAGCCACAAAGACTTCACCCCATCAGATTTGTATCTTAAATTTTATCCAAGCAGCACCCTCCATGAAATTAAAACAG AGGATGGATTTATTATCAGTTGCAGGCAATGGAAGTGCAACCAAAATTTCTCAAAGCTTGAAGGACCAAAACAACCATATCCAATTCTCCTTCTTAATGGGTGTTCTACTGAGAGTTACTGGTTGCCCACTGAACCAAACGATCTAATCAGAACTTTACTAGAAGAAGGGCATGAAGTATGGTTATTGCAACCAAGGTTACACCCTTTGAATCCTTCAAATAACTTCACAATTGAAGATATTGGAAGATTTGATGTCCCTGCTG CAACAAATAGGATCCTTGAATTGCATGGGAAGCACGTAAAGATACATGTTGTTGGACATTGTGTTGGAGGCTTAGCCATACATGTTGCTCTCATAGGAGGGCACCTCTCTGCAACCCATATAGCTTCTTTGTCTTGCACCAACTCTTCAATGTTCATCAAGTTAAATCCTTTGTCCATGTTTAAAATGTGGCTTCCTCTGATCCCa CTTTCAATGGCCATACTAGGCAAGAACACAGTTCTGCCTTTGTTGGAGACATCAAAGTCTAGTTTGCCTCATCGACTCTTCAAATCCATTACCCGTTTGATACCATGTTATGAAAGATGCACCTGCAATGAGTGTGAGGTTTTTTCTGGTGTATTTGGAAACACATTCTGGCATGAAAACCTAAGCCCCAGCATGCACTACTGgttaaacaaagaaaatgtgACAAAGCTTCCCATGGCAGCATTTCCCCACCTTAGAAAAATCTGCAACGCTGGTAACATTGTTGACAGTGAAGGAAACAACTCATATTTGATCCATCCTGAGAGAATGCCACTCCCTACGCTTTATATTTCTGGAGGAAGGAGTCTACTTGTGACTCCGGAGACTTCTTTTCTTGCTAACAAGTACATGAAGTTGCACCAGCCCGGTTTTAGACATGAAAGAGATGTAGTGGAGGGCTTTGGGCATTCAGACCTTTTGATTGGAGAAGAGTCATATAAGATGGTTTTTCCTCACATTACATCTCATATTAGATCAGCTGAAAGAAAAAATGGTGCCATTAGTGTTGGGGGAAGGAAGTATAGCTAG